Below is a window of Desmonostoc muscorum LEGE 12446 DNA.
CGGGTGTGTCTTCATTCCTGTGGGCATATAGTAAAGTCAAACGATTGTAGTTAGGATTTTCCAAGCCTGCGTATGTCCCTGTAGACAGAATCTCAAAACCATCTAACCCAATATAAAATCCGGTTTCTTCAGAATGATTATGAGTATCATCAGCCTGTGCTGGTGCTAAAGTGGTAGATAAAACCAGCGGTGCAGCAATCAAAAAGCTGACTGCAATAGACGTAAATGCTTGCCCTGTTTGATTTACTTGCTTTTTTGAGCAAGTAGTATTTCTGGAAACCACCACGCCTCTCCATCAAAGTATAATTTAGATAATGATAATGATTATCATAAAATTTTCCAGCTTGTCAAGGTGCGATACTGAAAACTATGTTCACCAAAGATTCTGTTTTTCTAATTTGTTAATATTTATTACTGATTACACATGCATAAAAATAAAATGTTTCTTGATGAAATTACAGCAGATTTCCAGGAAAATGAAGTACACAACAATTCATTTGCTAGCAAGGTATAAAGCCGCCTTTACTTCTGAATTCTGTTAGCGCAGTGGGGCGAACGCGAACAGCGTCTCGTAGAGAAGCCCATTCTGACTTCTGAATTCTGTCGTATGTAATTATTTTGCACAAACCCAAAACAAGGCAAGTTCGCACAAAAAAATAAAAACAATTATCATAGGCGATAACGATTATCCATAAGGTGAGACAAAAGGAATTTAGAGTATGGTGGCTGACGTAATCACAAATTCAGTTCCCGTTACTGTTCTTACAGGTTATTTGGGAGCAGGTAAAACGACTCTACTTAATCACATCCTCACCTACGAACACGGCAAAAAAGTTGCTGTGATTGTCAATGAATTTGGGGAAGTGGGCATTGATAATCAACTAATTATCGATGCCGATGAAGAAATATTTGAAATGAATAACGGCTGCATCTGTTGTACAGTGCGCGGCGATTTAATTCGCATCATTGGCAATTTGATGAAGCGCCGAGATAAATTTGACCATTTAGTAATTGAAACAACTGGATTAGCTGACCCCGCACCAGTAATTCAGACATTTTTTGTTGATGAAGACTTGCAAAGTCAACTATCTTTAGATGCCGTGGTGACAGTCGTAGATGCCAAGCATATCTGGCAGCACTGGGATGCAGACGAAGCCCAAGAACAGATTGCCTTTGCCGATGTAATTTTACTTAATAAAACAGATTTGGTAGCGCCAGAACAATTAGACGAATTAGAAAAGCGAATTCGGTCAATGAATGCTATGGCAAAAATCTACCGTACCCGCAACTCTGAATTAGAAATGGATGCTTTATTAGGTGTAAAAGCATTTGATTTAGATCGGGCATTAGAAATAGATCCAAATTTCTTAGGAGAAGATGCCCACGAACATGATGAAAGCGTTTTTTCTATAGCTTTAGTAGAAAAAGGTGCAGTCGATGGAGAAAAATTAAACGCTTGGCTTTCTGAATTACTGCGTACCCAAGGACCAGATATTTTCCGGATGAAAGGCATATTAAACATTGCTGGAGAAGAAAATAGATTTGTGTTCCAAGGAGTGCATATGATATTTGATGGGAGACCCGATCGCCCCTGGAAACCCAGCGAAACTCCGAAAAACGAACTAGTATTTATCGGTCGCAACCTTGACGCAGAGAGACTTAAGCAAGATTTTCTTGCTTGTTTGGTATAAAAAGGGATTGGGGACTGGGGATTGGGTACTGGGGATTGGGAAGAATTCAGTCCCTAGTTCCGAGTCCTGAGTTCCCAGTCCTTAATCCCCAGTACCCAGTACCCAATAAATATGAACTCCACAACCAGCAAATCTAAGGAATTTGAACAATACTATTCAGGGACACTTGCAGATTATATAACTGCGATCGCTTGGTCACCCCAAGGTCAAACTTTAGCAGCAACTTCCGCAGCCGGAGAAGTAGTACTGTGGAATGATGGTGAACTGACAACCTTGCAAACTGGTCACGGTAAATCAGTAGATTGCCTTGCCTTTTCTCCAGATGGGAAATTTTTAGCTGTCGGTGGACAAGATGGACAAGTCAAAATTTGGCAGGGCACTGAATTAATCGCCACATTAGAAAATGCGCCTGCATGGGTTGACAAACTAGCTTGGAATTACACGAGTAACCAACTAGCTTTTAGTTTGGGGCGTTATGTGCAAGTGTGGGACGCAGATACTCGTGAAATTGTTGTCACATTGAATTTCGATAACTCATCAGTTTTGGGTATCGATTGGCGCATTGATGGCGAGTACCTAGCCATTGCTGGTTATCAAGGAGTCAAGATTTGGCACAGTCAAAACTGGGATGAGGAACCATACATCTTAAATACCGCTACCGTCAGCCTCGCAATGGCTTGGTCACCCGATGGTAAATTCCTCGCTTCTGGCAATATGGATCGTAGCGTCACCGTTTTGGAATGGAACAATCCCGATCCTTGGGTGATGCGGGGTTTCCCTGGTAAAATTCGCCAATTGGCATGGTCACAAGCTACTACGAAAGTGGGTGCGCCAATACTAGCATCCTCTAGTGTTGAAGGTATTGTGGTGTGGGAAAAGTCAGAAGATGATACCTTAGGTTGGGAAGCGCGAGTTTTAACTAATCATGTGGATGTGATTAATGCGATCGCCTTTGCACCTAAAAGCTTCCTTCTCGCTTCTGCTGGTGCTGATGGCTGGCTGTGTTTATGGAACGAAGCCAACGAAGTATCCCAAATAATTACAGGTGTCTCAGGAGGCTTTTCTAGCTTAGCTTGGCATCCCCAAGGCAAATTACTAGCCGCAGGCGGTGAGAAAGGCGAATTAGTTATTTGGTCAAAAGTTTTGCCAGGTTAGGGATTTGGGCGTGATTAAGAGTGGGGAGTGGGGAGATGAGGGGGATGAGGGAGCAGGGGAGGCAGGGGAGGCAGGGGGGAGGCAGGGGAGGCAGGGGAGGCAGGGGAGGCAGGGGGAGAATAACTTTTACTCCTAACTCCTAACTCCAAACTCCAAACTCCTAACTCCTCATGCCCAACTCAATTATGATCGTGCTGGTAGCGGCTGAATCCTGGGCCGTAGGTTGCTAGAAGATTTTGTGGTGAAAGGGCAATTTCTGGCACTCCTGTGCAAACAATGGTTTGATTCAGGCAAAGCACGCGATCGCAATGACGGCTTACCATATCAATATCATGGGAAACTTGCAATACTGTCCAACCCTCTTCCCGCTTTAATTCATTTAGCAAAGCGTAAAAATCTGCGGCACCTTGTACATCAACCCCAGCAAAGGCTTCATCTAGTACTAACAATTTCCGTTGTTTCACCAAACAATAAGCCAACAACACCCGCTTCAACTGACCACCGCTAAGAGTACCAATAGCTTGATGCTGTAAATGATAAGCATCAGTTCGCCGTAAAGCTTCTGTTACTGCTAACGATTTTTCTCGGTCTTGTCTTTGCAACTTTGATAAAAATGAATCTCCCTTTTTCCCTTCACTTGTCCATCCTAGTCCCACCAATTCCTTAACAGAAATCGGAAAGCTGCGGTCAAAAATGAAGTTTTGCGGCATATAGCCCAACAAGTGACGTAAACGCCCCAGCTTCGCAATTGGACGATCTAATATTTCAATCGTACCAGCACTTCGAGGTATCAAATCTAAAACGGCTTTTATCAGAGTACTTTTACCAGCACCATTGGGGCCAACTATAGCTGTATCTGTTCCTGACAACAATTCAAAGGAAACATCTCGTACAGCTAGATAACTGCCTTGATAAACAGTTAATCCTTCTACTTTCAAAATAGCAATATTATTAGTCATTGGGCATTGGGCATTGGGCATGGGGCATGGGGCATTGGGCATTTGTAAAGGACAAAGGACAAATGACTAATGACAAACCTATTTACACGACGTTTCTATAGTTTGTAAGTTAGCTTTCATCGCTTGGAAATAATGCTGTGGATCTGTTTGTCCAGTTTCCAGAGAATCCAAAGTACGCAAACTTAACTTCAAGTCTTTTGAAAGACTAGTCAGCAATTTATTATCTACTCCAGGTTCGCTAAATAAGGCTTTAACTTTGTACTTTTTTACAGCATTAATTGCATTTTGTACATCCGTTGGTGAAAGTTGATCTTCGGGAATTTCTACCACAGCAACTTGCTTGAGGTTGTAGCGTTTGGCTAAGTATGGAAACGCATCATGAAAGGTCACGAAGGTGCAACTTGGAGTTTTTTGTAATGTCTGCTGAAATTCGCTGTTTAAACTGTCTAATTCTTTAATATAAGCCGCAGCATTAGCTTCATAAGTAGCTTTATTCCCTGGGTCAGCAGCAATTAACCCATCCCGAATATTGGTTACTTGCTGTTTTGCCAAAACTGGATCTAACCAAACGTGAGGATTACCTTGGGCGTGTTCGTGGTCATGATCTTCTTCGTTTTTATCCGTTTTCACAACAGGTGAAATTTCATTTAAGGGTTTAATACCAATACTTGCATCAATTTCAGTTAATTTGGAATTTTGGGCATTTTTGACAGTATCTTTCAAAAATTCCTCCAACCCTAAACCATTTTTTACTAATACATTGGCTGTGGCGATCGCTTTGACATTTTCTGGTGTCGCTTGGTATTCATGTACCTCCGTACCAGGTGGCACTAAAATTTCTACATCTGCTACATTTCCAGCTACCGCCTTGGTAAACAAATATATCGGCAAAAATGTCGTCACTACTTTAGTTTTTCCCGGTTGCGCTGTTGGGGTAGACGCAGCCTCCTGTGCTTGTGGTGACTGTTGGATAGTTGTTCCTTGATTCTGATTCGATTCGCTACAGCCAGCAGCCATTGACAATATTAGCAGAGCAATTAATGACACAATGCCGTTTCGTTGTCTGCCTATTCTAAATCCTCTGCAATTCCCCATCACGGTGTTTTCTCCCCAAAACCAATGCTTGCTGTGCCTTTGCCACAATTTTTGTTGACAATGATACTTATTCTACATCTTATACTATAATAATTCTCATTCTCAATCAAAAAAGACTTAGTATTTCAGTATTAACAGTGTAAATAATCACGATTAAATCTTTTTTTAACAGGACACTTCTGCAAGTAAGTTTTCCCAAAATAATTAGGATTTCTTGATATTTTGTGTTAAAAAGCTTCCATGTTTCTGATAAGATTACTGACGAGTTTTTAATAAAATGTGCTTTCAAAAAAGCGCGGTGTGAGTGCGAATTGTAGATAAGTGTGAGGAGAAAAATGCAAAAATTTTGTCAATATTTGCTAGTTAGTCCAGCAGTATACAGTGCAATGCTATTTCTTAGTACTGCTGCATTTGCAGGTGAAACATCCGGCACTTCCCAAATCAATCAACCAGAAGTTTTAGCTAGTCCAAACACCAAAATTCAGAACATAGCTCAAAATCAGACAACGGCGCAAGTTACCTCAGTGTCTCAGTTGTCAGATGTGCAAACCACAGACTGGGCTTTCCAAGCGTTGCAATCGCTTGTAGAACGCTATGGTTGTATTGCAGGCTACCCAAATAGCACTTATCGTGGGAATCGGGCACTGACGCGGTATGAATTTGCTGCTGGTTTGAATGCTTGTCTCGATCGCGTGAATGAACTAATTGCCACAGCCACAGGTGATTTAGTTAACAAACAAGATTTAGCCACATTACAAAAGCTACAAGAAGAGTTTTCCGCCGAACTAGCGACACTCCGGGGTCGTGTAGATGCAGTAGAAGCACGTACATCTGAATTGGAAGCGAATCAATTTTCTACTACAACCAAACTGCAAGGTCAAGTTGTTGCTGTTGTCAGCGATGTTTTGTCAGGAAATACAGTCAACGGTGCGGAAATTACAGACGAAAACACTACTTTAGGCGTAAGGGCGCGGGTAGAATTTGTTACCAGCTTTACAGGGCAAGATACGCTATTCACTAGAATCCAAGCAAATAATATTCTCAGCCCTAACATTGGTACACCAGAGGGCAATTTATTCTTTGCTGGTGAAGATGGTACTACTAGTGCTGCGATCGATGCACTGTATTACAAATTTCCCTTGGGCAAAAAGACACAAGTCATCGCCATTGCCAATGCAGGTGCAGCAGATGACCTGACTAGTACTGTCAATATCTTTGACGGTGATGGCGCCTTTGGTGCTTTGTCCACCTTTGGTACACGCAACCCAATTTATAACCAGATAGGCGGCGCAGGGTTGGGATTGACATACGAATTTAGCGAAAAATTAGCATTAAGTCTGGGGTATTTGAGTGGTACAGCTAATGACCCTACACCCAATAATGGTTTGTTCAATGGTTCTTATGGTGCCCTAGCACAGTTGACAGTTAAGCCAAGCGATCGCATTTCTATTGGTTTAACTTACATCAATTCTTACAACCAACCACTAGCCACAGGTAGCAATGCCGCAACCTTCCAAGATATAGCAACCATCCAGAGTTTACCAGCAGAAGAAGTAGGATTTTCCAGTAATTCTTACGGTGTGCAAGCATCCATTGGCATTACTAATAACATAGTTTTAGGTGGTTGGGCTGGATACACCAACACCCGAAGCTTGAGAGGAAACCGTGGAGACGTTGATATTTGGAACTATGCCGTTACCCTTGGCTTCCCCGACCTCGGTACAAAAGGTAGTTTAGCAGGTATTATTGCGGGTGTAGAACCTAGAGTCACGAGTTCTAGCCTCGTAGGATTAGCTGAAGATGAGGATACGTCTTATCATCTGGAAGCATTCTACCAATATAAGCTCAGTGATAATATCACCATTACTCCAGGAGTCATTTGGCTAACATCCCCAGATCATAACAATGACAACGATGATGTTGTTATTGGTGCATTGAGAACCACATTCAGTTTCTAATTTTCAAAATCTCAAAATCAAGACGCAAAAGATCAGTTTGCGTCTTTTTTTTGTGTGTGATGTCAAAGCAGGAACGTGGAAGGGAAAGGTATGGAGTCAATCCAAAATCCAAGAAAAAGTTTGCTGGTCATAACAAAAAGACCAGCCTCCCACAGCTGGTCTAAAAAATATTTTTTCGCGTTGTCTTCTCAAGAGAGTTAAAACCCAATTGCGCGTTCCTAAAATGCAACGGGCAACTTTTCTTAACAATATTGTAACAGCCAACACAGATTTTTCAGAAAATTTCATCAAAAAAAGATATAAGCAAAGCTTAAAAGCCTCTATCTATAAGGAGAATTCGGTGCAAGGCAGGGTAGAGAAGGGGAGTGGGGAGTGGGGAGTGGGGAGTGGGGAGATGAGGGGGATGAGGGGGATGAGGGAGACGCGGGGACGCGGGGACGCGGAGAAAAACAAATGACCAATGACTAATGACCAATGACTAATGACCAATGACTAATGACTAATGACTAATTGCGGTTTTCCCCAAAGGATGGTCTCTTGCTTATAAATGGCAATTCCCGGTTTTGCTCCTTTGGGTTTGTAGACGTGTTTTAGCTGAGTGTATACTACTGGCACTTGGTCACTCTGACGGCCGCGACTGTAGTAAGCGGCAAGATTCGCTACGAATTGCAAATCAGCTTCTTCTGCAACAGCACCGGGTTCAAGACGTAGCAGCACATGGCTACCCGGAATTTCTTGAGCGTGGAACCAGAGGTCATAATCTCCAGCTACACGAAAAGTTAATTGGTCATTTTGGCGATTGTTGCGACCGATTAATACTTCAAAGCCGCTGGGAGTAAGGTAACGATGAAAGTTGGTGCTGGGGGCTTCATTGCTGCTGCGGTTGCGGTATTCTGGATCTTCTAGATACTTTTGCCCAATGAGTTCTTCGCGGATTTCTTCTAAAGCTTGCAAATCTTCTGGTGTTTGGTAGTTGTCAATCTGAGCGATCGCAGCTTCTACTTGTTCTAAATAGTCAATTTCTGTCTGCACTTCTAAAAGTAGCGGTTCCACAGCAGAACGAGCGCGTTTGAGTTTTTGGTGCTGTTTGTAAAGACTTTGGGCATTTTGGACGGCATTTTTATCCGGTTGGAGAGCGATCGCTACTGGCTCATTACTCTCAAAATCTGGGATAATTATCTCTTTCATCCCAGGTTCCCAGTTTTGCAGGTGAGCCATTAATAAATCAGCTTTTTGACGATATTCATCGGCTCGATCTGATTGCTGTAAGCGTGTTTTGAAGGTTTGAGCTTTGTTGCGTAATTTCGCCAAAATATTATTCAATTTCTGACTCAACTGATGGCGCAATTGGGAAAATAATTGTTGATTGAGTTGGTCAGTATAGTAACGGTTGAGTAATTCTTGGGTATTTTTGACGCTTTCTACTCCACTCCAACCCATTACTGTGTAGCCATCTTTTGTCCAAGCAGGTTGAAATTTACTTGAATCCAACGCTTGCAGCCATTCTTGCCAACGCTCAAACAATCTTTGCCAATCTTCACGTTGGAGGGTATCGGTGGATGTTTCTGGTGGGATATTTGCTGCTAACAACATTGTCTCTAACAGTGCAGCACTTAAACCACTATAACTTTTGAGTAATTGCCGCTTGATTGCTCCTGGTACTAAACTTACCCGTTCTTGCCAGCGTTCTTGAGATTCACTCAAATTAGGAATAGTCCCAGTAAGTTTTGGTGGTGTTTCGTAAGGTTGTCCGGTTTGGATGGGACGGACACTAGATTGTTGCTGACTGACTTGATGGGCAGCTGTGATTATTATATTGCTAGCGTCGGTGAGAATGACGTTGCTATACTTGCCCATAACTTCCACATACACATGATACAGGGCGGTTTCTCCAGGACGCCGAGCAAATTGTAAATCAATCACGCGTTCCCAAGGAGCGATCGCTTCAATTGCCACTAAGGCTAAACCATTGGACTTTGGACAAAAAGAAGTTTGTTCGCGAGTCACACTCGCGAACAAAAAACTAGTCATCAGAAATTACCCCAGTTATTTTACAAACTGAGTCAGACTGAGTTAAACGCCTAAAGCCTAAGAAAATTTATGCGGCTTTGACTTTAGCGAGTGTTGATTTTGACTTCTTCTTGACAACAGGATGCTTAGTTCGTTGTGTTTGAACTTGACCTTGAACTCGACCGATGGAATTTCCTCTGGTTTTGGGAGAACGAGCGGGTGTACCAATCTCTGAAATAATTCTCTGAAAATCGCGTTGCACTACACTTGGAGTGGCAATTTTATCATTGTTTTGTTCTAAATAACGCTCCCATGGCCTGGGTAAGTGTGTTGCTAACTCCCTTGCCGCCCACAACTGTACGTAAGCTAGGATTACTAAATGTATCCAATTTTCCTCATGCAAAACATCTGGAGTTTGAAACTGCGTCATCAACAAACGCTGCTTGCTAAATCGCAGCATGTGTTCAATATCAAACCTTTGTCTATAGCAATGGTTTGCAACCGTAGGTGAGATTTCTCCACGTTGCTCACCTATGACAATTAACCACATTGGTTTCCAGAGAGATTGATTAGTATCATCAGTCACATGAATTCTGAGCAGAGTAAAAGGATGACAATACATTTTTTGGTGCTTGGTTCCCCTCATCAACATTTGATGCCAAGCGAGTATGGTGATGTTTAAAAGACGACCCTTACAGGTTGTCTGCTGAATTTGTGTTGTCTCGTCGGGAGAGTGCCAAGTTTCAACATCAGCTAAATTAAACCGTTCACCGTATTTTTTTGGACAACCACGTTTTTTCTTTGACTCATCAACGGGTGGAGATTGGTAGAAAATTCGATTACTACGAACTCTGGCTATCACTACCACATTTTTGTGTTTGGATTGGTCAAACAGAAATGAACGCTGACTATAGGCGCTATCTGCTACTAAGACGCACAATTTTTCCTGCCAGGGCAGTGATGAATCAGACATTACTGAGGAAATTTGTTCACTACCCACATCAACACCAGTTTTATCAAGTGATACCCTTTCTCCTGATATTGGTATTGACCAAGGGGCGGCATTCCCAGTTTCTTTCTCTGGTAAGATAGAAAGTATCGAATAAGAATGACCAATATTAATCGGTTTGTTACCCTTGATAGTATTTGGCTGGTAAATATACCCACGTTCAGCTAAAGTCCTCGCGTAAGGACGCGGATGCGGTGTTGTATCAAGAGCGAATAAGTAAAAAGGGCGTTGTTGTGGTTGCTTAATTAACTCAGATACCACCCTAATTAAGTTATTGGGTTTTTCTTGTTCTTCTTGTTCTTCTTCTTCATTGTTCTTCTCCTGAATATTTGTATTAAATGATTTTTGAATTGCTTTATAAATAGAATTATAGCTTCTGGGAAACAAAGGACTTAAAGATAACTCCGCAATTGAATTGGCTCCCGTATTACCCGCAAGCGCATCCAACAAATCCATACAGGCGTCGCTACATGAAGAAAAACAGTTGTAAATTTTTTGTCTAAAATCTTGAAATTGCGCTATTAATTGATTGTTATTAAATTTTGGCATAGCCATCAGTATTTACCCAAAGATACTTTGTAGTTGATATTACTATTTGTTGGGGGTCTGATGGCTATGCTTTTTTCTGCTCGTCACTATAAACAAGATTAATCATTCATTTATTCGCGAGTCACACTCGCGAATAAACTTCTTTTTGTCCAAAGTCCAAAAACCACCCAATTGGTGTATCAGTTGTTGACTGAAGGTGAAGGTATCGGGAATTCGTGGTGGCGGATCGCCGATGCAAATATGTGCAGCTTGAGGATGCCAAGAAATCTCTAGCCAACCCCGCTGTTTCAAGGTGCGTAATGCTATGACAATAGTGTAGCGATCGCGCTGGTAAACTTGCTCTGTCCGTGAGGGTAGCCAGTTCGTGCGTAGTTCGCTACAAGCAGCTTTGAGGGTGGTAAAGTCAACTGGTTGCACAAAAATGAATTATTAACATTCAAACATAGATGCCCAGTATATGCTATCGTGTCTAGTTCCGACTGGCGTGATATGAAAAAGCGGTCAGTATTAATGAGCCTAACCGCATTTGTCTTTGTAGTCATGTTGTTTACTGTAAGTCTTTAACCAAACCTGATATTAGCCGCTTTTAGTACTCATACCTAACTTCATATTCGCTAGCTTCATTGATGCTGCCTACTTGTTGATAGATATCGCTTTGACTCAAGTAGATATCTTCTTGTTCTTCAACAGAAGATTCCAGCTTATGAAAATGTAACCGTATTTCTTTATTGACTGGGTTGAAAACTGTTTCTAAGTATTTCAATCGCCAGGACACTCGAAAATTGTCGATCTGTGCAAACTCATAAATCTTATCTGGCTCAAAAATTAGTTCACTCATGACGACTCTGATACAGTTTACAGTTCATTTTAGGCTGACGAAAATTCTCCAGACCCTATCTATATGCGGAGGTTTCACTTTCTTCAGTCATTTCTCTAGCTGTACCCAAGCTTGAGCTTTTTCACTTTGGAGCAGGGAAAGATGGGTGGTAGTGACGGCAATTCCATGAAGCAACATTGCCTCATAGAGCGATCGCCTGTCTGAGATGCGCCTGTTGTACCACCAGCAATCACCAATACAAAGAATGTTGAGGACATATCCACAGGCAAAATTAAATTCTCATCACACACATAATACATAAACACCACATTTGTGATGCCTATGTATTATGTGTTATTTATTGCGAATTACCAAAGAAAGTTATTTGGTAAGCAATACTGGTTCTACTTTTTTATTTGTTTGCAAAATCTCGTTGTAGAGTTCGCCTAGTTGATTGGCGACGCCATCCCAACTAAACTTAGTTTCGACGCGCTTTCTACCAGCTTTACCCAATTGATCTCGCCATTCTGGATTTAACAGAATTCTATCGATCGCATTTGCAAAGGCGGCTACATCTTGCGCTGGTGCTAATAAACCAGTTTCTTCGTTGAGTACAGTAAACTGAAGTCCACCCACATCACTCGCTATCACTGGTGTACTACTGGCCATCGCTTCGATCGCTACGAGTCCAAAGGGTTCGTAGTGACTGGGAACAACGCAAACATCGGCTGCTGCGTAATAAGTTGGTAAAACATCTTGGCTCAAACGACCAGGAAACTTGGTAAAGTCACTTATCCCTAATTCGTTGACAATTTGCTCAATGCGATCGCGCTCAATTCCATCGCTGTTACCTGGAGTGCTACCACCACCAATAATTAGCTGGAGGTTGTTGGAGTCCCGGAGTTGAGACTCATTTACTGCACGCACTAAAGTTTCTATACCTTTGCGTGGGTCAAAACGACCGACATATAATACAACTTTGGCTTTTTGATCGATTCCCAATTCCAATCTGGCTGCTTGTCGTCCAATGGAACCAAATCGCTGAATATCTGTACCGCAGGGAATGATATCGATATTACCTTTAGTCGAGACGAGCGATCGCATATGTTGATTTTCCTGCGGACTCGTCGCTACAATGCGTTCTGCTGTCTCCAGCACTTCTTTTTCCACTTCCAATCGCTTAATACCAATCGGAGGACGATTCTCTATCGTGTTATACTTCACTGCTCCTAAAGAGTGGTAGGTATGAACCTGTTTAAGTCCTGGGATTTCCTTCTTCAACTTCATCCCTACCCAGCTAGAAAGCCAGTAGTTAGTGTGAACTAACTGGTATGTAATCCCATTTTCTTCTTGGAATTCGAGGAAATTCTCCACAAATTTTGATAAATATCCAAAAATATCATCTCGTGGCACAAACTCCAGGGGGCCTGCTTTTAAACGAATAGTTCGACAATTC
It encodes the following:
- a CDS encoding glycosyltransferase family 4 protein, with amino-acid sequence MNSTTEKRIALISVHGDPAIEIGKEEAGGQNVYVRHVGEALAQLGWKVDMFTRKVSPDLEQESIVQHSENCRTIRLKAGPLEFVPRDDIFGYLSKFVENFLEFQEENGITYQLVHTNYWLSSWVGMKLKKEIPGLKQVHTYHSLGAVKYNTIENRPPIGIKRLEVEKEVLETAERIVATSPQENQHMRSLVSTKGNIDIIPCGTDIQRFGSIGRQAARLELGIDQKAKVVLYVGRFDPRKGIETLVRAVNESQLRDSNNLQLIIGGGSTPGNSDGIERDRIEQIVNELGISDFTKFPGRLSQDVLPTYYAAADVCVVPSHYEPFGLVAIEAMASSTPVIASDVGGLQFTVLNEETGLLAPAQDVAAFANAIDRILLNPEWRDQLGKAGRKRVETKFSWDGVANQLGELYNEILQTNKKVEPVLLTK